ACTAACCAATCCTCCTTAGAATTCATCCTCCTCTCATCATCTCTATCAATTGAAATTTCACGCATTACTATCAAGAGCTAACTAACTACTCTCACCTAACTATTAATCATAGTAAAACTTCATTCATCCTTGTTCCACTTtcataaccttagatggaataaGCTCACAACTGCTACCAACATAAGAAACATTAACCTTCTTCTTCTATCATCACTCAACTACCATCATCAACATCACTCTCTAGCTAAAAAAGGTCACTGCATGAGATTTAGGGTGAAAGATCATAAGCATGATTCATTCGAGAATTCTAATGACATAACAATATTTTGCTAGCCATTGAGATCAAGTCATGATTTTGCGAGACTGAGCATACTATGAGACATGAGtgcttatatgaataggttcataTCATGAGGCTGATATCAATAACTTTATGGAGTAAGATTGAGATCAATGAGCTAAAGTCTTTGCTCCTCATTCTGGGAATTGAGCATAGATGTGAATCCGTCTGAAGTGTACTAGCATAGGTCATAAAcacaattttgatattataaacatcaacaaaatattGTAATGACTGAACTTTGAGGAATACGCTAGAGTATGAATGGATCGATATATCACTTTCTCAACACTACACTTtgtttctcatcttatcatctccctcTTAGGTCTGAAGCTAATACTTTAAAGTTGTGGATCTATTCCATCTAAACTAGTCTATATTCGCTTTTACTATAATACTCGAAAAAGGCTTATCTCATGGCTACTGAAATATCCATGTACAAATACTAATATTCTTTCTAGGACTTCTTTCTAAGATGCTTCTCTTAATGTCTTCATGCTTCTGTCACGTCCCGAACCTATgccctgggtgggactggcacttgagaaccatttttggccccaagcgaacccttgccCTGGCTagactctcagcggaagacttcaAGCATTATTACAAGGATCAAATGCATTTATGAAACAACTCCACTTAAAAATCAGAACGTTTAAGGATAAAACATTTAAACTAGCCAtagatggcaactcaagtcttatagcaaaacatctgaaatacaagactaaagaactatgactactcgtctatgaagcctctaaaacaaagagggatgtcgggacaagaccccgttcatcctaacaactgcattactaaagcaatgtaaaaggagtcctccggaaagcaatgaggctcaccaactgactctgagtgctcaactagatcaacaaGGTGATGGATGTTGATTCTGGTTACttatgtctgcatcataaaatgatgcaggccaaatgacatcagtatattgaatgtacgagtatgcgaggggaaaactaaacataacataaacttgaaaggaatctgaaaggaacacttaccttagctttactcaactcatgaatactcaactcaaatgcaaagtaaaaacaacaataaaagtgcagtttatacaaagcatttaaaaaaataggtgataactcaatgtattaaagagatacaataacaactcaatttactcagataataaagtaatataatactatacgagtttctctaaccaacaaccaccactatgagcctaagtgatgatacaacgtctcgcccacgctgccagaactgtcctatactttgccgtcatatagaacgcctcaactaagtggatccactagtctaagctaaaaaacactaaggaatcatctaaaacgtacgatcctttctacccatgatgactacatggtttatggagacttgagttattacgAACTcacgtccccatatcggtgctcaatactactcccaaaatatactcagcttatatgtttttaaaacaaaactctttctgtgatttgagataattactcaaaaaactagctcaaaggctctctaggaaatcagtgtttcctttcttgctcaaatgtgaaaacatttactctttgggaatacttagttcccgtatactctttttgaagaaatgaacttcatttattactcttacttaactcaaactcaagtcttaaaacaagattaaaacatttgtaaacgACTTCTTGGAAAGACACTATGAActttctagacttggctcttaactttccttgaatttgaattttatggattcaaggttatgattcaagtttatggatgatttctaaggAGTCGTTTGGTAGGAGGTATTAAATAGAATAGTCCATGGATTAAAATTTAATCCATCTAATACATTGTTTGGttgcattattttatttaatccaTGGATTGCTTATACCTTATATATGGTCTTATTTTATCCCTAGTAAATGGAGGGATAACTAATCCAAGGTTTGTTAAACCTTGGATAAGACCcctaaatgacaaaattatccCTTTATTCATTTtcctaaatttcttttataatttaattttctttttatttatattgaaataattataaatgttCTTTTTAATTCTCCAAATCCGTTTAGTGTAATTTAAtgatttcattaatatttttttctccttttttttattcaatgtaGTTCGTCGATTAATcacttggaatatttttttttaataagcttTAACTATTGAACAATATAAGTAGTCTTAAATCTATGTTAAGTTTAAGATATActttaccaacaaaaaaaagtgGTACGTCATAcctcaaatttttatatatatatatatatatgtatgtatgtatatgtatgcatATGTTTAACGTAACTtgttaaatgaaatagaaaatcctaaaaaaaataatattgtcccacaacaattttgattaattattatcCGGGTTTTGGTATAAAATTGTATAAGTATATTTTTAGATCTtcatttttgataagtttaaaCTTTTTTGTCAACATCTGGTTGCCATATACAATAATTATACAtgttaaaatttgtaaaaataaataaataaagatttagcattttttttttactatgaaTTTTATTCAACTGTTGCGTACTATTAAATTCTTGTTATTAATTAtgcacaaaaaagaaaaaaaattgtttcaatttatataacacactttttctttgttgttattttctaaaaaaaaattattgtagtgTTATGGTCCGATTATCTACCTTGACtcaattacatgaaataaacaATCTCATAATAACACAAGGATATAATAggaaagattttttttgtagagttttaaatcaaacacaagattAAGTGAGAATCAATGAACCAAACGcttgacaaaaaataatccctgcactactaatccctgcattactaatccctgcattactaatccctacATTACTAACCCCTGCGTTATCAATATTtgcaccaaacgacccctaagtgtttagaagtcatttagagaagttagaatcaataggaagtgttagtatactttagaaggacttaaacgGGCTAAACGACGAAGAACAGGTGGGGGCAGATGACCCGAGCTCGTTTCTGGCGTGCCGCGCCAACCCCTAAGTTACTGGGGCTCATTTCTAGTGCACTGTTGATGTGCCGCCCCAGCTTTCTTGGTGCTACGGGGGTGCGTCGCGCCAGCATTTCCCCAGGCGAATCTGACaatttttctctcatttttagACCTTGATTcgattaatttcaatttttttttctcaatatctcTTTTGATTCAGGTATCCAATATATaaacacaagaatctaactcaaggAAACTCTAATAATCGACATTAGACtctcaagaacttctcaatcTCAGCCCAAATTCATGAACAcccatcaagaacattcaaacttccaATCTTTTTAAGATGAATTCACactgaaataaatatgtttggcacgtgggtgaatgaacccaacgttatgaaagtctcacataccttgtagaatcaaatccttgatgaaatccacaatCAATTCCTCACGAAGACGACGAAATCTTGATTtccctcttctcttctctcttgagttcttctctctagaaccctATCGTTTATTTCCAATTGtgcaaactgaaccaattcagttttgatcttaattaattcactaaaaatgaattaaataaattgggtaaggaaaagaccaaaataccccttaaaaatcaggttttgactttccttatctaaacaacccgacttccaatgggcatatcttcctcatacgaactcgaaattgagaaaactcggtggcgttggaaagataatttaaagatatttcctacggtatctcgtagcacacctaaatcatcttgagataggagttatggtcgtttgaagttgaccaaaaactcaaacttaacataacttaaccaaatttccagatttttgattctttccaaaaatgactctttctaattctagctctttcttgttctttcaattagcgagatgttacaatatatctcccttgggaacattcatcctcgaatgagattactcttattaggctaagggtgtaacatctaacattcagcttAAACACCCAATaagcaaatctaacacatcaagtatataaattaaagagtactaagaagagaattggTACCTTGATATGTAATTTCTCCgggctcaaagagatgtggatatctcttcttcatatcctcctcagcttcctaagtagcttcctcaacaaactgattcctccaaaggactttgactgatgctacttccttagtcctcaacttgcgaacttggcgatctagaatatGCACCAGAATCTCCttataagataagctatccgtGGTACCAATATCTTTAGTAGGTATGATAAATGAAGGATCTCTCATGCACTTCTTCATCAcggaaatatgaaataccggatgaaccgttgctaactcttggggtagctctaactcataagctacattaccaacccttttggatactcagtgtaggatttttgatgaCTCTGCGCTATTTTCAACTTCTCTTGAatgactttcactttctccatagcttgatgaataAGTccggtcctatcaacccagcttcaccaacttcaaaccatccaataagagatctgcatcttctcccataaagagcttcataaggagccatctagatgctagagtggtaactattgttgtaagcgaaCTCAATGAgtggtaggtgatcatcccagttccccttgaaatcaattacatgccctcaacatatcttctaaagtctgaatagtgcactCTACTTGACCAtatgtctgaggatgaaaagaagtacttaagttcacctttgaacccaatcCTTTCTGAAAAGATATCCAAatttgtgcagtaaattgtgctccTTTGTTTGAAATAATCGATACtgaaccccatgaagtctaactaccttTTAAAgatataacttggcatagtcctctgctGTATGGGTAGTCATTACCtgcaaatagaatcatgttgcctgcgagaccgTGGCAAcccagtaatgaaatccatattaatcatctcccacttccatttagGAAGTTCTATATTGTGATCCATATCatcgggcctttggtgctctactttaacttgttggcaattcagacacttagcaacaaactctgcaattcccttcttcatactactccattAATAAACTTttctcaaatcacgatacatttttgtggaacccggatggatagaatatctggagctatgagctttctccatgatcctctTTTGGCGTttatccacccttggtacacacaacctaccttgatatctcaatacgccatctccctcttgttcaaaagccaatactttttgcttatgaacatttgccttcaattcaagcaaaatagggtcttggtcttgtttaTCTTTAACTTCAGACAtcaatgatgattcagccccattcatcaccactactcctccctATGTGAAATCCATTTATCGAACTCCCAAGcatgcaagtctgtgcacatctcttgctaactctttcttattttccttaaaatgggcggtactacccatagacaacctgctcaagacatcaacaacaacattagccttacctaggtgataaagaatactcatgtcatagtccttgagtaattctaaccgcCTCCTTTGTATgtgattaagctctttctgactaaacacatactgaagactcttgtgattagtgaacacatccacatgagcaccataaagataatggctccatattttcaaagcaaataatACATCACCCAACTCTAGATCATCGGTTGGGTTGTTCATCTCATAagctttcaactgtctggaggcataagctataactttgccattctgcattaacacacaacccaaaccaattcaagacgcatcacaatatacaacaaagccttgcgtaccttttggtaaggtcaatactggggcattaatcaacctctttttcagtTCCTGAAAGCTTTTGTCGCNAACCAACTcaagacgcatcacaatatacaacaaaaccttgcgtaccttttggtaaggtcaatactggggcattaatcaacctctttttcaattcctgaaagcttttgtCGCAAGcgtcagaccattgaaacttaactgtcttctgagtcaacttggtcaaaggggatgaaatagatgagaacccctctacgaaccttctataatagccagtcaaacccaagaaactcttaATATCAGTTAGAGAcatgggtctaggccaattttgtactgcctctattttttgggtatcaactctaatcCCATTACCGAAAACAATGTGacccaagaatgccacagactcaagccaaaactcgcacttagagaacttggcatacaactctgtATCCTTTAAGGTTTGGaaaactattctgagatggctagcatgatcaacctcattcctcgaatagattagtatgtcatcaatgaacacgataacaaacatatctaaataaggcttgaatactctattcataaggtccatgaatgctgcaggcgcattagtcaaaccaaaggacataactaggaactcataatgaccatatcgggttttgaatgttgtctttggaatatcacaatcccttactcttaactgatggtagcctgatctgaggtctatatTAGAGAAACAGGTAGCACCTTGAAGCTGATAaaatagatcatcaattctcagaagaTATTCTTGATgttaaccttgttcaactgacgataatctatacatatcctaagggaaccatccttcttcctcacaaataagaccagagctccccaaggtgagacatttggttgaataaatcccttatcaaggagatatttcaactgctccttcaactcttttaactctgctggtgccattctatatggaaaaatagatataggacgaatATCGGGAAGAATCTGTAccaaagtctatctctctcaggagggactctgagtagatcatctggaaactcATTCATAACTTAAATTGACTCAATATGAGGTGTCTctacactagagtcattaactcagattaagtgatagacacaactcTTGGAAACTAATTTTCTCGCCTTAAGTTacgaaatgacccttaggcactgctgaactgctactccactctataactggctcattaggaatttggaacctaataactcgagttctacaatcaatggaggcataacaaacatgaatccagtccataccaagagtgacgtcaaaatctaccatgtctaatttgactaaatcagccatggtgtccttgtgattgatggaaatgacacaatcacgatatactcgctcagctagaatagactccccaaaaggtgtagaaacacaaaagggttcacaaagtttctcaggaagaacatcaaaattattcGCAACATAAGgtgtcacaaaagataaacttgctcttgggtctagcaaagcataaacattaagaGTAAAGACTTCGATCATAACAGTGACAACAcctggagaattctcttgctcttgactGCTAGTGATAGCACataggcggtttgctcctccgccagtaccgaaAGTATCTCCTCTAGGTACAtccctgtctggtggagcaactgatgaagattgggctctattgtcCTGATTCCCAATACCTTGCCGGTTCTTGGGgtactctttcatgaagtgacccttttgtccacacttgaaacaacccgTGGAGCCATCGCGACACTTACCTgtgtggttcctaccacacttagcacatccaggagcccagttacctccttgtgccacactaccctgagattgggcaggtctagctctgaagtgtTAGGGAATTCTGACTATTATACTTACATTTGTTTCTGGGTGCATGTGCTCTAGCGTATGATGGAGCATGccccttttgcttttgctgaaAGGACGAACAGTTCACATTATTCCTGTGCTGCCCGGACTCACTCCCTGTCTTTAGCCTTCTTGTTTCCAAACTCTCccctatccctcagcttctcttcctcaacctgctgcataTAAACTATCAaccttgctatatccatgtcCCCTATTAGCATAGCTGCCTTGCCCTTTTTGCTTGACAGACGGGACAATCCATCAACATATAGACTCATTCTGCTCCTtatatccgcaaccatctccgtaGGATatcgggaaagttgggtgaacttcaacttGTACTCATGAACATTTAGTGAATCCTGCTTAAGGGTAAGGAATTCCCGTACCTTGGCTTCTCTCagttcacggggaaagaaatgccccaagaaagcctcctCAAACGTGGGCCAACTCAAAACCGGTGCATACTCAACCCTACTcttcttccactggtcaaactaaatcctagcaacattcttcagttgatatgcaactAGTTCAACTCGCTCAACATCGGTAACGTGCATGACCTCAAATATCTTTTGCAATTCCTCAATAATGTTTTtcggatcctcagtagtgcttgaaccagtgaagcttgaaggattcatcctcaagaactcttgGACCCTCGAAGTATCAACCTCTTCCTATCGAGCCCTTCTATGTTGCCCAACTTGGTTGGTCACAGCCTGACTTAGCATTCAGATTGCTTCCTGAATTcaacattggtgacctctccttgaggttgcacttctagcgcattaggtaccccttgctcctcaacattacgCCTAGCAGGACGACTTATGACAGCttttcgtggaggcatgatctctGAAATATACGCGCAAGCATGAATTACACAGAAACTTTTAGAGATAAAACTTTAACGCAcaaaatgaatgtgaaagaagtgagatagttcccaaatattgcagcctcctaattatagatataTCACGCTTCACAatgataactaggactctacagacacggcttcatagactccataggactcttgaactctgtgctttaataccaagtttgtcacgccccgatcCTATACCCTgtgggtgggactggcactcgagaaccatttcttgccccaagcaaacccttggcctggctagactctcagcggaagactttaagcattattACAAGGATCAAATGCATTTATAATACAACTGTCTCAACCTAAACTCAGAACGTTTAAGGATAAAACATGCAATCTAGCCATAGatggaaactcaagtcttatagcaaaacatctgaaatacaagactaaagaactatgactactcgtctatgaagcctctaaaacaatgatgg
This genomic stretch from Solanum stenotomum isolate F172 chromosome 10, ASM1918654v1, whole genome shotgun sequence harbors:
- the LOC125842927 gene encoding uncharacterized protein LOC125842927 codes for the protein MVLECQSHPQEIMPPRKAVISRPARRNVEEQGFDQWKKSRVEYAPVLSWPTFEEAFLGHFFPRELREAKVREFLTLKQDSLNVHEYKLKFTQLSRYPTEMVADIRSRMSLYVDGLSRLSSKKGKAAMLIGDMDIARLIVYMQQVEEEKLRDRGEFGNKKAKDRE